In the Parasteatoda tepidariorum isolate YZ-2023 chromosome 3, CAS_Ptep_4.0, whole genome shotgun sequence genome, one interval contains:
- the LOC107438565 gene encoding pre-miRNA 5'-monophosphate methyltransferase, which translates to MESNSNNEVKIISSNCNEFEPGAARFGNFINYYTFNSVSKRLQALPSDLPSNIKVDHEPIVCLDIGCNSGDLTVALYSHLATSYPNRQIYMLGIDIDNVLITRCNESNKNEANITYEQIDIMNENALQKLKSYLELHKKSEFDIVTCFSTTMWIHLNNGDDGLNYFLRIVSNLSKHLLIEPQEWKCYRSAVRRMTRLHREKFDVQLLKIRNISEHLILFLSTHCDMYLKECLGETSWGRKLYFFKKS; encoded by the exons atGGAATCAAATTccaataatgaagtaaaaataatttcgagcAATTGCAATGAATTTGAACCAGGAGCTGCAcgatttggaaattttatcaattattacaCTTTCAATTCTGTTTCTAAGCGTTTACAAGCCCTGCCTAGTGACTTAccatcaaatataaaagtagatCACGAACCCATCGTTTGTTTGGATATAGGATGCAATTCTGGT gatTTAACTGTTGCACTTTATTCGCATCTGGCTACTTCATATCCAAACAGACAAATTTATATGCTTGGGATAGATATCGACAATGTCCTCATTACACGCTGcaatgaatcaaataaaaatgaagcaaatatcACGTATGAACAAATAGATATCATGAACGAGAATGCTCTACAAAAACTGAAGTCATACCTCGAGCTACATAAGAAATCTGAATTTGATATCGTTACATGCTTTTCTACGACTATGTggatacatttaaataatggtGATGATggacttaattattttcttagaattgtATCTAATTTGTCTAAGCATTTGCTTATTGAACCGCAAGAATGGAAATGCTATAGATCAGCAGTCAGAAGAATGACTCGCTTACATAGAGAAAAGTTTGACGTTCAGTtgttgaaaataagaaacatttctgaacatttaattctgtttttgtcTACACATTGTgatatgtatttaaaagaatgtttggGGGAAACTTCATGGGGTAGAAAGctatacttttttaagaaatcttga
- the LOC107438566 gene encoding uncharacterized protein yields MACWQLFIALLLNLGLTLSLSPITYISEAETVFGKAIEQLSYQVPFPFRCDCKGMGCDCNGNLTIPFVGWSENIHLNLTYFGSNTELLLFVEIAGIKLFNNSISLRNPPQICLSSPVPPGFGLLFDFCIGLFDIQSHLESIHACLKVSPRILKFHVFHLNIGCINIQPQLDVGFGDTKYPTD; encoded by the exons ATGGCTTGCTGGCAACTTTTCATTGCACTTCTGTTGAATTTGGGATTGACTTTAAGTTTGTCG ccAATAACATATATTTCTGAAG CTGAAACTGTCTTTGGGAAAGCAATTGAACAATTATCATACCAAGTACCATTTCCATTTAGGTGTGACTGCAAAGGCATGGGATGTGATTGTAATGGAAATCTCACAATCCCTTTTGTTGGATGGTCAGAAAACA TTCATTTGAATCTTACATACTTTGGAAGTAACACAGAGTTACTTCTTTTTGTGGAAATTGCcggtataaaattattcaacaactCCATATCTT tgagAAATCCGCCCCAGATCTGCCTTTCTTCTCCCGTTCCACCAGGGTTTGGCCTACTTTTTGATTTCTGCATCGGCCTCTTCGATATTCAATCTCACCTGGAAAGCATTCACGCTTGTTTGAAAGTTTCGCCGAGGATATTAAAATTCCATGTCTTTCATTTGAATATTGGTTGTATAAATATTCAACCGCAACTCGACGTGGGATTTGGTGATACGAAATATCCTACTGATTAA